A part of Prolixibacteraceae bacterium genomic DNA contains:
- the mnmD gene encoding tRNA (5-methylaminomethyl-2-thiouridine)(34)-methyltransferase MnmD: MDKHHLKREVTQTEDGSVTLFIPELDEHYHSVHGAVQESRHVFIEAGLRHSNLECLTILEAGFGTGLNALLTYFEAKCTGRKVHFVTMEKYPLVSEEYCVLNYGHLVDEQDGADVLMALHNAPWGEKVVMSDFFSITKLHVDMKHVKWDDIPPVDLVYYDAFAPDIQPSLWSDTLFESVVNTMSSNGILTTYCAKGVVRRSLQSAGLTMERLPGPPGKREMLRGVKR; this comes from the coding sequence ATGGACAAGCATCATTTGAAAAGAGAAGTGACTCAAACAGAAGATGGGAGTGTCACGTTATTTATTCCAGAGTTGGATGAACATTATCATTCCGTTCATGGTGCTGTTCAAGAGTCAAGACATGTCTTTATTGAAGCAGGTTTGCGACACTCTAATCTTGAGTGTTTAACGATTCTAGAAGCAGGTTTTGGTACGGGGTTGAATGCTTTATTGACTTATTTTGAGGCGAAGTGTACGGGTCGTAAAGTGCATTTTGTGACCATGGAAAAGTACCCTTTAGTGTCTGAAGAGTATTGTGTTCTTAATTATGGACATTTGGTTGATGAGCAAGATGGAGCAGATGTTTTAATGGCACTTCATAATGCACCATGGGGAGAAAAAGTTGTTATGTCGGATTTTTTCTCCATAACTAAGTTGCATGTTGATATGAAGCATGTTAAGTGGGACGATATCCCTCCTGTTGACCTTGTTTATTATGATGCTTTTGCTCCTGATATACAACCTAGTTTGTGGAGTGATACACTCTTCGAATCTGTGGTGAACACCATGTCATCAAACGGAATTTTAACGACCTACTGTGCGAAAGGAGTGGTTCGACGATCGTTACAATCAGCAGGGTTGACTATGGAGCGTTTGCCTGGCCCTCCTGGAAAAAGAGAGATGCTTAGAGGGGTAAAGCGTTAA
- a CDS encoding FKBP-type peptidyl-prolyl cis-trans isomerase, producing MADTFTSSLEKLSYALGLSMASNIIGAGIKEVDSNKVLEALNDALNGAELKLGAEEANATIQAFLNEKHAEAAQTALVEGEAFLKENATKEGVEIMDSGIQYIVLNKGEGAKPTLESQVKCHYHGTLIDGSVFDSSVERNDPATFPLNGVIQGWQIALQEMQVGEKRRLFIPSSLAYGEQGAGGAIGPNQTLIFEVELLEIL from the coding sequence ATGGCAGATACATTTACATCTTCATTAGAGAAACTAAGCTATGCGCTAGGTTTAAGTATGGCTTCCAACATTATTGGAGCAGGTATTAAAGAGGTTGATTCTAATAAAGTTTTAGAAGCATTGAATGATGCTTTAAACGGAGCAGAGCTTAAGTTAGGTGCTGAAGAGGCAAATGCAACAATACAAGCTTTCCTTAATGAAAAGCACGCTGAAGCAGCTCAAACTGCATTGGTAGAAGGTGAGGCATTTTTGAAAGAAAATGCTACTAAAGAAGGCGTAGAAATTATGGATAGTGGTATCCAGTATATCGTTCTTAACAAAGGTGAAGGTGCAAAACCAACACTAGAATCACAAGTGAAGTGTCATTACCACGGAACACTTATTGATGGTTCTGTATTTGATAGTTCGGTAGAGCGTAATGATCCTGCTACTTTCCCACTTAATGGAGTTATTCAAGGATGGCAAATTGCACTTCAAGAGATGCAAGTTGGCGAGAAGAGACGTCTTTTCATCCCATCAAGCCTAGCTTACGGAGAACAAGGTGCTGGTGGTGCTATTGGACCAAACCAAACACTTATTTTTGAAGTAGAATTGTTGGAGATCCTATAA
- a CDS encoding FKBP-type peptidyl-prolyl cis-trans isomerase → MKLKNFAYALTIGGAFAFASCQTGAVKEYPLTTQADSTSYAIGVGMGKNLENAPGVGKLNADIIAAAFKSSLNKGESKLTEEESQAVIRAFFTAQQELVKTENIEKGKKYLEENKTKEGVITTESGLQYKVVKKGDGAIPASTDKVKVHYTGRLLPDANNPEGKVFDSSIERGEPIEFDVTGVIPGWTEALQLMPVGSEFKVYIPSELAYGERGAGGDIAPNSTLVFDIQLLDIVTK, encoded by the coding sequence ATGAAACTAAAAAACTTTGCTTACGCATTAACTATCGGTGGTGCATTTGCTTTTGCATCATGTCAAACAGGTGCAGTAAAAGAGTATCCTTTAACAACTCAAGCGGATTCAACTTCATATGCTATTGGTGTAGGTATGGGTAAAAACCTTGAAAATGCTCCAGGTGTAGGTAAATTAAATGCTGATATCATTGCTGCAGCATTTAAATCATCTTTAAACAAAGGGGAGAGTAAACTTACTGAAGAAGAGAGCCAAGCTGTAATCCGTGCTTTTTTTACAGCACAACAAGAGCTTGTGAAAACTGAAAATATTGAGAAAGGTAAGAAGTACTTAGAGGAGAATAAAACAAAAGAAGGTGTGATCACTACTGAGTCAGGTCTTCAATATAAGGTGGTTAAAAAAGGTGATGGAGCAATTCCAGCATCAACAGATAAAGTAAAAGTTCACTATACTGGACGTCTTCTTCCTGATGCAAATAATCCTGAAGGAAAAGTATTTGATAGCTCAATTGAGCGTGGTGAGCCAATAGAATTTGATGTAACAGGAGTGATTCCAGGATGGACAGAAGCACTTCAGTTGATGCCTGTAGGATCAGAATTTAAGGTATATATTCCTTCTGAACTTGCTTATGGTGAAAGAGGAGCTGGTGGAGACATTGCACCTAACTCAACTTTGGTATTTGATATTCAACTTCTTGATATCGTTACAAAATAA
- a CDS encoding DUF3127 domain-containing protein, with translation MSFTVKGKLEKILDEVSGTSARGEWKKREFVLTTQDEQYPRTICFTLFNDKVSLIEGFQSGQDLEVSFSVESREYQGRYFHNVNAWRVQPAMADAPGAPQGTVPQFDPNAYAAPVSNAGGNSAPAAGGDSDDDLPF, from the coding sequence ATGAGTTTTACAGTTAAAGGTAAATTAGAGAAAATTCTAGACGAGGTTTCTGGAACAAGTGCAAGAGGTGAATGGAAGAAGCGTGAGTTTGTTCTAACAACACAAGATGAGCAATATCCAAGAACGATCTGTTTTACTCTATTTAATGATAAGGTTTCTCTTATCGAAGGATTCCAATCTGGGCAAGATCTTGAAGTTTCTTTTTCGGTGGAGTCAAGAGAGTATCAAGGAAGATATTTCCATAATGTGAATGCATGGAGAGTACAGCCTGCTATGGCAGATGCTCCTGGTGCACCACAAGGAACAGTTCCTCAGTTTGATCCAAATGCATATGCTGCTCCAGTATCTAATGCAGGTGGAAACAGTGCACCAGCTGCAGGAGGTGATTCTGATGATGATCTACCATTCTAA
- a CDS encoding Lrp/AsnC ligand binding domain-containing protein has translation MEYTEEVVHIDELDKKILQLITKNARIPFLEVARECGVSGAAIHQRVQRLLNIGIVSGSEFIVNPNKLGFNTCAYLGIFLEKVNYDKKVVEQLKGIPEVVECHFTTGAWAIFIKVQAKSNRHLKKIIDTDLQAIDGIARTETFISLDQVFKRQIPIA, from the coding sequence ATGGAGTACACAGAAGAAGTCGTTCATATTGATGAACTAGACAAAAAAATTCTGCAGCTCATTACAAAGAATGCAAGAATTCCATTTCTTGAAGTAGCACGTGAATGTGGTGTTTCGGGAGCTGCAATTCACCAACGTGTTCAACGACTATTAAATATTGGCATTGTCTCAGGATCTGAGTTCATCGTAAATCCAAACAAACTAGGATTTAATACATGTGCCTACCTAGGAATATTTCTTGAGAAAGTAAACTACGATAAAAAAGTAGTAGAACAACTTAAAGGTATTCCAGAAGTAGTAGAGTGTCACTTTACAACTGGTGCATGGGCTATTTTTATTAAAGTTCAAGCCAAGTCAAACAGACACCTAAAGAAGATCATAGACACCGATCTTCAGGCCATTGATGGGATTGCTAGAACAGAAACCTTTATCTCACTAGATCAAGTTTTCAAAAGACAGATCCCTATAGCATAA
- a CDS encoding mechanosensitive ion channel family protein, which produces MMKSLYHLLKQWFVDLGTSSSWGEYLGLMISLICIAIIAMILYYISRKIIWSTLPRLVSRTKSRWDDFMFKNKFFRGFAHLFPAAFFYSVSGFADSDFHLVTTILTEGTKIYITLIFVYLVDRFLDTVLDIYNTYPFAKERPIKGYIQMVKIFLYVMGGIILISILLVKNPSTIVGGLGAMAAVLMLVFKDTILGLVASVQLAANKMLQIGDWIEMPSRMADGTVEDISLNTVKVQNWDKTITTIPTYAMISESVKNWRGMEESGGRRIKKSILIDIKSLQVVDEATFNKMQQDGLVNLEMAYHMGITNVTLYREYTKTYLAKHPQINNDMTQIVRQLQQTPAGLPLEIYAFSMIKDWQPYEELQSSIVETLLATMAAFNLKVYQYPSHLIERTK; this is translated from the coding sequence ATGATGAAATCATTATATCACTTGTTAAAGCAATGGTTTGTCGATCTTGGAACAAGCTCCTCTTGGGGAGAATATCTAGGATTAATGATCTCTTTAATATGCATTGCAATCATTGCAATGATTCTATACTATATATCAAGAAAGATCATTTGGTCAACACTACCACGATTGGTTAGCAGAACAAAATCAAGATGGGATGACTTCATGTTTAAGAACAAATTCTTTAGGGGATTTGCCCATCTATTTCCAGCTGCTTTTTTTTATAGTGTTTCGGGTTTTGCTGACAGCGACTTCCATCTAGTTACTACCATTCTTACCGAAGGTACAAAAATTTATATAACTCTAATTTTTGTTTATTTGGTAGATCGATTCCTTGATACTGTTTTAGATATATACAACACCTACCCTTTTGCAAAAGAGAGACCCATCAAGGGATATATACAGATGGTTAAGATCTTTCTTTATGTTATGGGAGGTATTATTCTTATCTCAATATTATTAGTCAAAAACCCATCAACCATCGTAGGTGGATTAGGTGCTATGGCAGCAGTTCTTATGTTGGTATTCAAAGATACTATCTTAGGTCTCGTTGCTAGTGTACAACTTGCAGCAAATAAAATGCTGCAGATTGGCGACTGGATAGAGATGCCATCAAGAATGGCTGATGGTACCGTTGAAGACATATCTCTGAATACAGTAAAAGTACAGAATTGGGATAAAACAATTACCACCATTCCAACCTATGCGATGATCTCTGAAAGTGTAAAAAACTGGAGAGGGATGGAAGAGTCTGGTGGTAGACGTATCAAAAAATCGATATTAATCGATATTAAGAGCTTACAAGTCGTCGATGAAGCCACATTTAATAAGATGCAACAAGATGGTCTTGTAAATCTTGAAATGGCCTATCATATGGGAATAACCAATGTCACACTCTATAGAGAATACACGAAAACTTATCTTGCGAAGCACCCTCAAATAAATAACGATATGACACAAATTGTCAGACAGCTTCAGCAAACACCAGCGGGTCTTCCTTTAGAGATCTATGCATTCTCAATGATCAAAGATTGGCAACCATATGAAGAACTGCAATCAAGTATCGTGGAGACCCTATTGGCGACAATGGCAGCTTTCAATTTAAAAGTATATCAATATCCATCTCACTTAATCGAAAGAACAAAGTAA
- a CDS encoding IgA Peptidase M64: MIRKIYYLISVLLFTTLVSTDAYASSFDERFMNETIRFEFQLCGNADTTFVIEGDYYEEGFWSGSQFHLLNDMDYGNYHLELVNRSNNEVIYSSGFSPLFQEWKSTAEANQTMRGYDHVFRFPKPKGECLIRVKERQFNGEEKLLSEFTFSPKDYFIIKEQPIKYRKEIIYGDGKNVSHKVDVVMLADGYTEQEYDKFIKDARRMVTALFEMKPYDKYKNDFNFIAVFHPSLESGCDIPGEYQYKNTTYGSSFYTFDISRYLTARDMRQVYKDAGTVPYDQIYVLVNTKKYGGGGFYNSINLTSVDHPLSEEVFIHEFGHGFAGLADEYYNSSTAFDESYYNLKVEPWEPNITTLVQFDKKWKMMVSEKTPIPTPRTKKYKKTLGVFEGGGYMKKGVYSPKQDCRMKTNTSKGFCDVCQKSIARIIEHHR, from the coding sequence ATGATCCGAAAGATATATTATCTTATAAGTGTTTTATTATTTACCACTTTAGTCTCTACTGATGCGTATGCTTCTTCGTTTGATGAGCGCTTCATGAATGAAACGATCCGGTTTGAGTTTCAATTGTGTGGAAATGCTGATACTACTTTTGTAATCGAAGGGGACTATTATGAAGAAGGATTTTGGAGTGGCTCTCAATTCCATTTGTTAAATGATATGGATTATGGAAACTATCACTTAGAGCTTGTCAATAGATCTAATAATGAGGTGATTTACTCGTCGGGGTTCAGTCCTCTTTTTCAAGAGTGGAAGAGCACTGCTGAAGCAAATCAAACGATGAGGGGTTATGATCATGTCTTTCGTTTTCCAAAACCGAAAGGCGAATGTCTAATACGTGTCAAAGAGCGTCAGTTTAATGGAGAAGAGAAGCTGTTGTCAGAGTTTACTTTCTCGCCTAAAGATTATTTCATTATTAAAGAACAGCCAATAAAATATCGAAAAGAGATAATTTATGGTGATGGAAAAAATGTATCGCATAAGGTTGATGTGGTGATGTTGGCCGATGGGTATACCGAACAGGAGTATGATAAATTTATCAAAGATGCACGACGTATGGTGACTGCATTGTTTGAAATGAAACCATATGATAAATATAAGAACGACTTCAACTTTATTGCTGTTTTTCACCCTTCTTTAGAGAGTGGTTGTGATATCCCAGGCGAGTATCAATATAAGAATACAACTTATGGCTCATCATTTTATACATTTGATATCTCAAGATATCTTACGGCTCGCGATATGCGTCAAGTGTATAAAGATGCAGGCACTGTCCCTTACGATCAGATATATGTGTTGGTAAATACTAAGAAATATGGAGGTGGTGGATTCTATAATTCGATTAACCTGACTTCTGTGGACCACCCGCTATCTGAAGAGGTATTTATCCATGAATTTGGTCATGGTTTTGCAGGACTTGCTGATGAGTATTATAACTCCTCTACTGCTTTCGATGAGTCCTACTATAATCTAAAAGTAGAGCCATGGGAACCCAATATCACAACATTGGTTCAGTTTGATAAGAAATGGAAAATGATGGTGTCCGAAAAAACACCTATTCCTACACCTCGAACAAAGAAATATAAGAAAACATTGGGGGTCTTTGAAGGCGGTGGATATATGAAGAAAGGAGTCTATTCTCCCAAACAAGATTGTCGTATGAAAACCAATACGAGCAAAGGATTTTGTGATGTTTGTCAAAAATCCATTGCTCGTATTATTGAACACCATCGCTAA
- a CDS encoding toxin-antitoxin system YwqK family antitoxin produces the protein MGKTILRSWLISFFIGGMIFTSLAQHEDINQLDDNGKKNGVWVVKRKNGTLKYRGLFKNGHPSDKLYRYNEDGKLKCIMNYSLGGDTVDAIYYYPKGTKSATGRYINRKKTGAWKMFLKDGNVSSVLNFKRNQLHGISKTYYDNGNMKSLSKWQDGKLSGTKFEYYKEGALLSKSQYKDGIEFGIHRELYRDGKVRFEGSIENGMKQGAWRYYDVKGELGCELQYNDDKLLNPEELDKLSELVIPTKEDTKNKYTDPKDFIYNPMEYIHRVNKMQKSY, from the coding sequence ATGGGGAAAACAATATTACGAAGTTGGCTTATTTCTTTTTTCATCGGAGGAATGATCTTTACTTCTTTAGCACAACACGAAGATATCAACCAATTAGACGATAATGGTAAGAAGAATGGAGTGTGGGTTGTTAAGCGTAAAAATGGAACATTAAAATATCGTGGACTATTTAAGAATGGACACCCTTCCGATAAACTTTATCGATATAATGAGGATGGAAAGCTCAAATGCATCATGAACTACTCGCTTGGAGGTGACACTGTAGATGCCATATACTACTATCCCAAAGGGACCAAATCGGCCACAGGACGCTATATTAATAGAAAGAAGACTGGAGCTTGGAAGATGTTCCTAAAAGATGGGAATGTATCTTCTGTTCTTAATTTCAAGAGGAATCAACTTCATGGAATATCAAAAACATACTACGATAATGGAAATATGAAATCATTATCAAAGTGGCAAGATGGAAAGCTTTCAGGAACTAAATTCGAGTACTATAAAGAGGGAGCACTCTTAAGTAAGTCTCAGTATAAAGATGGAATTGAGTTCGGGATACATCGTGAACTTTATCGTGACGGAAAGGTCCGATTTGAAGGTAGTATTGAGAATGGTATGAAGCAAGGTGCTTGGAGATATTATGATGTTAAGGGAGAGCTTGGTTGTGAACTCCAATATAACGATGACAAACTTCTCAACCCGGAAGAGTTAGATAAGCTGTCTGAATTAGTAATCCCAACCAAAGAGGATACAAAGAACAAATACACCGATCCTAAAGATTTTATATACAACCCCATGGAATATATCCACAGGGTTAATAAGATGCAAAAGAGCTACTAA
- a CDS encoding right-handed parallel beta-helix repeat-containing protein, whose product MKLLKAISMLTLLLGISAMAQCKDKITLDVYPSSVGKVKKGAHSFIGVTAARDYIRTLKGGKRAANIDVVLHDGVYLLDQTLILGIKDGGVGNNFVTYKAANGENPILSSGQTVGKWSSVNTTLKGLPVKAKGKLWVTDFPRGVDSVRVLYDGNQRLLRARSKGFNHAAQKAKRFASRNVAQQKDRYLLKRMPFPKGLIQKGDRWEDIEFEFCPVPWAYNIIGIDSVDFEKSVAWLKYEANSAPFTTPKDHHPAFAENSIRFLDTPGEWVADHKARKIYYWPENKKPSGGEVVPTLTELVRVEGDIHYKKANDEPVKNIAFEGITFRYGNRYDWWKGHKGWGIQHDWDKFDCPNALLRFRGAEGCKVNHCRFIDSGNSAIRLDLHAQRIEIKNNLIQRVGHMGILLAGYGPGEKDVNKNNHIESNIIDHCGEVVFHGHAIFIWQSGENYVGHNVIQNCPRKAVGICGVRAPIFIEGESVDWDEASKTLRWKELDPKLRNRKNITQEALLPYLHARNNIVEFNDVYRTRVKIGDGASLNVSGAGTGNVMRNNMLVEVVGNGMRTDDWQRGTTFENNIIASGGVVHKGCNNLLNNLFINSTVRFTSYPGQVKFSGAKVSHNIFYFNGKGQVPYSGRKTSQFNTPYDICENSKNVFYNSLDKNIEVDFLKKMQAHPGFEKGTIVADPKFVHALPKYRRLLKEDVALMKSSPAYALGCKKIDVMGIGLADGYPKDLAKDVYARVERRLISENANIQSSSVGRSVKNYKQMLLAKGGEVDVESVISTNKEKNPFIVLDLGDEMKMDAFHLISSYKNGDNSNRKLALWTSVDGQKWTQLWKNDIEEIKVGRSWDIILDHTVKAKYVKVGLNGNGKLTMKQIQVYQDI is encoded by the coding sequence ATGAAACTGCTAAAAGCAATCTCTATGTTGACATTATTGCTGGGAATATCAGCAATGGCTCAATGTAAAGATAAGATCACACTTGATGTCTATCCATCATCAGTTGGGAAAGTCAAAAAAGGAGCACACTCTTTCATTGGAGTTACTGCTGCTAGAGATTATATTAGAACATTAAAAGGAGGTAAAAGAGCTGCAAATATTGATGTGGTACTACATGACGGTGTTTACTTATTAGACCAAACACTTATTTTAGGTATAAAAGATGGAGGGGTAGGTAATAATTTTGTAACCTACAAAGCTGCAAATGGAGAGAATCCAATATTATCATCAGGACAAACCGTTGGTAAGTGGAGTTCCGTAAATACTACTCTTAAAGGGCTTCCTGTAAAAGCAAAAGGTAAGTTGTGGGTTACCGATTTCCCTAGGGGGGTGGATTCTGTAAGGGTACTTTATGATGGAAATCAGCGTTTGTTACGTGCTCGAAGCAAGGGTTTCAATCATGCCGCGCAGAAAGCCAAACGTTTTGCTAGTAGAAACGTTGCCCAACAAAAAGATCGTTATCTATTGAAAAGAATGCCTTTCCCAAAAGGGTTGATCCAAAAGGGGGATCGTTGGGAAGATATAGAGTTTGAGTTCTGTCCAGTGCCTTGGGCATATAATATTATTGGAATTGACTCTGTTGACTTTGAAAAGAGCGTAGCATGGTTAAAGTATGAAGCAAATTCGGCACCATTTACGACTCCCAAAGATCACCATCCAGCTTTTGCTGAAAATTCAATACGTTTTTTAGATACACCAGGTGAGTGGGTGGCTGACCATAAAGCACGTAAGATCTATTACTGGCCAGAAAATAAAAAACCGTCTGGTGGTGAAGTCGTTCCTACTCTTACTGAGTTGGTTCGTGTTGAAGGAGATATTCATTATAAAAAGGCGAATGATGAACCTGTGAAGAATATTGCTTTCGAAGGCATCACGTTCAGATATGGAAACCGTTATGACTGGTGGAAAGGCCATAAAGGATGGGGTATCCAACATGATTGGGATAAGTTTGATTGTCCTAATGCGCTGCTTCGTTTTAGAGGAGCTGAAGGCTGTAAAGTGAACCACTGTCGTTTTATAGACTCTGGAAACTCTGCAATCCGCCTTGATCTTCATGCGCAAAGGATTGAGATCAAGAATAATTTGATTCAAAGGGTCGGTCATATGGGGATTCTTCTTGCAGGCTATGGTCCAGGAGAGAAGGATGTGAACAAGAATAACCATATAGAGAGCAATATTATTGATCATTGTGGTGAGGTTGTCTTCCATGGACATGCGATATTTATCTGGCAGAGTGGTGAAAACTATGTTGGACACAATGTTATTCAAAATTGCCCGCGTAAGGCAGTTGGGATTTGTGGTGTTAGAGCACCCATTTTTATTGAAGGGGAGTCCGTAGATTGGGATGAAGCCTCAAAAACACTACGTTGGAAAGAGTTAGACCCTAAACTTAGAAATAGAAAGAATATTACTCAAGAAGCGCTACTTCCATACCTACATGCTCGTAACAATATTGTAGAGTTTAACGATGTGTACCGTACTCGCGTAAAAATTGGTGATGGAGCATCATTGAATGTCTCAGGTGCTGGTACAGGAAATGTGATGCGCAACAATATGCTAGTTGAAGTGGTCGGTAACGGGATGCGTACGGATGATTGGCAGCGTGGAACGACCTTTGAGAACAACATTATCGCTAGTGGTGGAGTCGTGCATAAAGGCTGTAATAATTTGTTGAACAATCTTTTTATTAACTCAACAGTGCGTTTTACATCTTATCCTGGACAGGTCAAGTTTTCTGGTGCCAAAGTGTCACATAATATATTCTATTTCAATGGTAAAGGACAGGTGCCATATTCTGGACGAAAAACATCTCAATTTAATACACCATATGATATTTGTGAAAACAGTAAGAATGTTTTCTATAATAGTTTGGATAAGAATATTGAGGTAGACTTTCTGAAAAAGATGCAAGCACATCCTGGTTTTGAGAAAGGAACCATTGTTGCTGATCCTAAATTTGTACACGCTCTTCCTAAATACAGAAGACTGTTAAAAGAAGATGTGGCTCTGATGAAGAGTTCTCCAGCTTATGCATTAGGGTGTAAAAAGATCGACGTAATGGGAATAGGTCTTGCCGATGGTTATCCAAAAGATCTTGCTAAAGATGTATATGCTCGTGTAGAGAGAAGACTTATCTCCGAAAATGCAAACATCCAGAGCTCTTCTGTTGGTCGATCAGTTAAGAACTACAAGCAAATGTTGTTAGCTAAAGGGGGAGAAGTTGATGTAGAGTCCGTTATCTCTACCAATAAGGAGAAGAATCCATTTATTGTTCTTGATTTAGGGGATGAGATGAAGATGGATGCATTCCACCTGATTAGTTCTTACAAAAATGGAGACAATAGTAATAGAAAATTGGCTCTATGGACAAGTGTTGATGGACAGAAATGGACACAGCTATGGAAAAATGATATCGAGGAGATTAAAGTAGGACGTTCATGGGATATTATTTTAGATCATACTGTAAAAGCAAAATATGTAAAAGTGGGATTAAATGGTAATGGTAAACTTACGATGAAACAAATTCAGGTATATCAGGATATCTAA
- a CDS encoding DUF4302 domain-containing protein, translated as MLRKYITIIFLASLTLVGCQDNKIEEVFQKNASEIQSERLQDFNTELKKNDQWLASMYTETGKKTYFLKIQFKDKGRTVMCSASKDISTGEESSYTLRYTQQEDLIFDSHSYMALHVDVGLKADFRWSVQEQTDNYILFKSRADGSEGKSFLRIEKYSDELYSSKKKLKNDESISLFRNIEMEGSEVRYGFAYNNALNKASITKWEEENQREITTVVDADVTDKEIIFTEPVVIEGNKFSKFTLGADGNYVSDEGGKKAYIRYSGYSPVMQTGAEFIFAKQFTYAYCSIETSDYTKTSPSYIDELLKLQNKKINVSYLRFYNSQKYGIYIKIKSSLGNSFVDFKIEDKELGRKVLTPTTPIPDDFKDILAPFFDAKGVYFIDKGSYITAAGKVYGGNNSVQIVSVTDPSYQGYAYTYSK; from the coding sequence ATGTTAAGAAAATATATAACCATCATATTTTTGGCATCACTTACATTGGTAGGTTGTCAAGACAATAAAATTGAAGAGGTATTCCAAAAGAATGCTTCAGAAATTCAGTCTGAAAGATTGCAAGACTTTAATACTGAACTGAAGAAGAACGATCAATGGCTTGCTTCGATGTATACAGAAACAGGTAAAAAGACATATTTCTTAAAAATCCAGTTCAAAGATAAAGGACGTACGGTAATGTGTTCTGCTTCAAAGGATATCTCCACTGGAGAAGAGTCATCATACACCTTAAGGTATACCCAGCAAGAGGATCTAATTTTTGACAGTCATAGTTATATGGCTCTACATGTAGATGTAGGACTAAAAGCAGACTTTAGATGGAGTGTACAAGAACAGACAGATAACTATATTCTGTTTAAAAGCCGTGCAGACGGTAGTGAAGGAAAATCATTCTTAAGAATAGAGAAGTATAGTGATGAACTTTATTCTTCCAAAAAGAAGTTAAAGAATGACGAATCTATTTCTCTATTTAGAAACATTGAGATGGAAGGTAGCGAGGTACGTTATGGTTTCGCTTATAATAACGCTCTAAACAAGGCTAGTATTACCAAGTGGGAGGAAGAGAATCAAAGAGAAATTACTACGGTTGTGGATGCCGATGTGACAGATAAAGAGATTATCTTCACAGAACCTGTTGTTATCGAAGGAAATAAATTCTCTAAATTCACATTGGGTGCAGACGGAAACTATGTATCAGATGAAGGAGGTAAAAAAGCTTATATCCGCTATTCAGGATATAGTCCAGTAATGCAAACTGGAGCGGAATTCATTTTCGCAAAACAATTCACATATGCGTACTGTTCTATCGAGACTTCTGACTATACAAAAACTTCGCCTAGTTATATAGACGAATTATTAAAACTTCAGAATAAAAAAATAAATGTTTCATATTTAAGATTTTACAATTCCCAGAAATATGGAATATATATTAAAATAAAATCATCACTTGGCAACTCTTTTGTCGATTTTAAGATCGAAGACAAAGAGCTAGGTAGAAAGGTATTGACACCAACAACTCCAATACCGGATGATTTTAAAGATATTCTTGCTCCTTTCTTTGATGCAAAAGGAGTTTACTTTATTGACAAAGGTTCTTATATAACAGCTGCAGGTAAAGTATACGGCGGAAACAATTCAGTACAAATTGTTTCTGTTACTGATCCTTCTTATCAAGGTTATGCCTATACTTACAGTAAATAG